The nucleotide sequence AGCAGGATGTTCTCTCTTGCCATGCTGCTGGCCCTTGCATTCCCGTTTCTCCCACCACCTGCGCCTGTGAAAAACGACGCCGATACCGGACACTTTTTACCAGTGAGTCAAGCTGATGTGTCTTCCAGTATTTCAACCACCCAGAAGGTGGTCGCGTTGACACTCGACGATGGTCCCAGCCGCCGCTACACGCCGATCGCGTTGCAAGTGGCACAAACCGAGCACATTCCATTGACGTTCTTCCTGATCGGTCAGGAGGCCGTGAAGCATCCTGACCTCGTCCTGCAGGAACAGGCGGCAGGCCATGTCATTGGGAACCATACCTGGCATCATCCCTTGATGGGCGTGGGAGACGCAAGTGGAGCGTGGGAAGTGCATCAGACGCAGCTGCTGCTGATGAAGATCACGGGGCAGCGTCCGACGCTGTTTCGGCCGCCTGGCGGAGAGCTGAATACGGGCACGGCGGCCGCTGCTCGCGCAGATGGCTTGCAGCTCATTACCTGGAATGTGTTTCCCGGCGATACGGACGCCAAGCTCTCAGCGGACGTGTTGGCGAAGAGCGTGCTGGCGCATGTCAGACCGGGGAGCATCATTTTGATGCATGACGGTGGTGGGCACCGGGACAGCAGTATGGCCGCA is from Deinococcus ruber and encodes:
- a CDS encoding polysaccharide deacetylase family protein yields the protein MFSLAMLLALAFPFLPPPAPVKNDADTGHFLPVSQADVSSSISTTQKVVALTLDDGPSRRYTPIALQVAQTEHIPLTFFLIGQEAVKHPDLVLQEQAAGHVIGNHTWHHPLMGVGDASGAWEVHQTQLLLMKITGQRPTLFRPPGGELNTGTAAAARADGLQLITWNVFPGDTDAKLSADVLAKSVLAHVRPGSIILMHDGGGHRDSSMAA